In one Nicotiana tomentosiformis chromosome 6, ASM39032v3, whole genome shotgun sequence genomic region, the following are encoded:
- the LOC104085972 gene encoding calcium-dependent protein kinase 24 isoform X1 — protein MGTCMSVQNASFLKRTKMRPTPIDQETCSKNSSRTSVPKSQKFSRPINVVKDPSGDDIYKRYEFGKELGRGEFGITYQCVDKESGENVACKTIAKSKLRTEIDVEDVRREVVIMRHLPKHPNIVSYKEVYEDKEAVYLVMELCEGGELFDRIVARGHYTERAAARVTKTILEVVQVCHKHGVIHRDLKPENFLYANTSENAQLKAIDFGLSIFFEPTQRFGEIVGSPYYMAPEVLRRNYGPEVDVWSAGVILYILLCGVPPFWAETEEGIAHAIVKGTIDFNRDPWPRVSDEAKDLVKGMLDPNPYNRLTVEEVLEHHWIQNAEKVSNVCLGEGVRARIKQFTLMNKFKKKVLRVVADNLPQDQVHGIKQMFYMMDSDKNGNLSFQELKDGLHMMGQSVADPEVQLLMDANFFLVIMEKADVDGNGMLNCEEFVTMAVHLQRLSNDDHLRQAFLQFDKNRSGYIEFEDLKASLFDDHLGPKNDQAILDIISDADLDKDGRISYQDFKVMMSTGMDWKMGSRQYSKAMLNALSMRLFKDKSMQLKN, from the exons ATGGGGACATGCATGTCTGTACAAAATGCAAGTTTCTTGAAAAGAACAAAAATGAGGCCTACTCCTATTGATCAAGAAACTTGTTCCAAGAATTCCAGCCGCACATCCGTTCCTAAATCCCAGAAATTCTCTCGTCCTATAAATGTCGTTAAGGATCCATCTGGAGATGACATTTACAAGAG GTACGAGTTTGGGAAGGAGTTAGGAAGAGGAGAGTTTGGAATAACATACCAATGTGTAGacaaggaaagtggagagaatgTGGCATGTAAGACAATAGCAAAGAGCAAGTTAAGGACAGAGATAGATGTGGAGGATGTGAGGAGGGAGGTGGTAATAATGAGGCATTTGCCTAAACACCCTAATATTGTTAGCTATAAGGAAGTTTATGAAGATAAAGAGGCTGTTTATCTTGTTATGGAACTTTGTGAAGGTGGTGAACTCTTTGATAGAATTGTTGCAAGAGGACATTATACTGAAAGAGCTGCTGCTCGTGTTACCAAGACTATTCTTGAGGTTGTCCAG GTATGCCACAAGCATGGCGTAATTCATCGAGACCTCAAACCTGAGAATTTTCTATATGCCAATACAAGTGAAAATGCTCAGTTGAAGGCCATTGACTTTGGCCTTTCTATTTTCTTTGAGCCTA CTCAGAGATTTGGTGAAATAGTTGGAAGTCCATATTACATGGCTCCAGAAGTTCTTAGAAGGAATTATGGACCAGAAGTTGATGTGTGGAGTGCCGGtgttattctttacattttgTTATGTGGAGTTCCCCCTTTTTGGGCAG AAACCGAAGAAGGAATTGCACACGCAATAGTAAAGGGTACAATAGATTTTAATAGAGATCCTTGGCCAAGAGTATCAGATGAAGCTAAGGACCTTGTCAAAGGAATGCTTGATCCAAATCCTTATAACAGGTTGACAGTTGAAGAAGTCCTTG AACATCACTGGATACAGAATGCTGAGAAGGTCTCTAACGTATGTTTGGGAGAAGGGGTGAGAGCGAGGATTAAGCAATTCACTTTGATGAATAAATTCAAGAAAAAAGTTCTCAGA GTTGTAGCAGATAACTTACCACAGGATCAAGTTCATGGAATTAAACAAATGTTCTATATGATGGACAGTGACAAAAATGGAAACCTAAGTTTCCAAGAACTCAAAGATGGTCTACATATGATGGGGCAATCTGTTGCTGATCCTGAAGTCCAATTGCTAATGGATGCT AATTTTTTTTTGGTTATTATGGAAAAGGCTGATGTAGATGGAAATGGGATGCTAAACTGTGAAGAATTTGTGACAATGGCTGTGCACTTACAGAGGTTAAGCAACGACGATCATCTCCGCCAAGCTTTCCTTCAATTTGACAAGAATCGAAGTGGATATATTGAGTTTGAAGACTTGAAAGCTTCTTTGTTTGATGATCATCTTGGCCCCAAGAATGATCAAGCGATCCTCGACATCATATCTGATGCtgatttggataag gatgGAAGGATAAGTTACCAAGATTTCAAGGTCATGATGTCAACAGGAATGGATTGGAAGATGGGTTCACGCCAATACTCAAAAGCAATGCTAAATGCACTCAGCATGAGACTTTTCAAAGACAAATCCATGCAATTGAAAAATTAA
- the LOC104085974 gene encoding small ribosomal subunit protein uS13z/uS13y/uS13x-like → MSLVANEEFQHILRVQNTNVDGKQKIMFAMTSIKGIGRRFANIACKKADIDMSKRAGELSAAELDSLMVVVANPRQFKIPDWFLNRQKDYKDGKFSQVTSNALDMKLRDDLERLKKIRNHRGLRHYWGLRVRGQHTKTTGRRGKTVGVSKKR, encoded by the exons ATG TCGCTGGTTGCAAATGAAGAATTTCAGCACATACTTCGTGTGCAAAACACGAACGTTGATGGGAAACAGAAGATAATGTTCGCAATGACATCTATCAAAGGTATCGGCCGTCGTTTCGCTAACATTGCTTGCAAGAAAGCCGATATCGATATGAGCAAGAG GGCGGGTGAACTATCTGCTGCTGAACTCGATAGCTTGATGGTCGTCGTGGCAAATCCTCGTCAATTCAAAATCCCTGACTGGTTTTTGAATAGGCAAAAGGATTACAAGGATGGTAAGTTTTCGCAAGTTACATCTAATGCTCTGGACATGAAGCTTAGGGATGATCTGGAACGCCTGAAGAAGATCAG GAATCATCGTGGTTTGCGTCACTACTGGGGTCTTCGAGTGCGTGGTCAGCACACAAAGACCACTGGTCGCCGGGGGAAGACTGTTGGTGTCTCCAAGAAGCGATAG
- the LOC104085972 gene encoding calcium-dependent protein kinase 24 isoform X2, producing MGTCMSVQNASFLKRTKMRPTPIDQETCSKNSSRTSVPKSQKFSRPINVVKDPSGDDIYKRYEFGKELGRGEFGITYQCVDKESGENVACKTIAKSKLRTEIDVEDVRREVVIMRHLPKHPNIVSYKEVYEDKEAVYLVMELCEGGELFDRIVARGHYTERAAARVTKTILEVVQVCHKHGVIHRDLKPENFLYANTSENAQLKAIDFGLSIFFEPTQRFGEIVGSPYYMAPEVLRRNYGPEVDVWSAGVILYILLCGVPPFWAETEEGIAHAIVKGTIDFNRDPWPRVSDEAKDLVKGMLDPNPYNRLTVEEVLEHHWIQNAEKVSNVCLGEGVRARIKQFTLMNKFKKKVLRVVADNLPQDQVHGIKQMFYMMDSDKNGNLSFQELKDGLHMMGQSVADPEVQLLMDAADVDGNGMLNCEEFVTMAVHLQRLSNDDHLRQAFLQFDKNRSGYIEFEDLKASLFDDHLGPKNDQAILDIISDADLDKDGRISYQDFKVMMSTGMDWKMGSRQYSKAMLNALSMRLFKDKSMQLKN from the exons ATGGGGACATGCATGTCTGTACAAAATGCAAGTTTCTTGAAAAGAACAAAAATGAGGCCTACTCCTATTGATCAAGAAACTTGTTCCAAGAATTCCAGCCGCACATCCGTTCCTAAATCCCAGAAATTCTCTCGTCCTATAAATGTCGTTAAGGATCCATCTGGAGATGACATTTACAAGAG GTACGAGTTTGGGAAGGAGTTAGGAAGAGGAGAGTTTGGAATAACATACCAATGTGTAGacaaggaaagtggagagaatgTGGCATGTAAGACAATAGCAAAGAGCAAGTTAAGGACAGAGATAGATGTGGAGGATGTGAGGAGGGAGGTGGTAATAATGAGGCATTTGCCTAAACACCCTAATATTGTTAGCTATAAGGAAGTTTATGAAGATAAAGAGGCTGTTTATCTTGTTATGGAACTTTGTGAAGGTGGTGAACTCTTTGATAGAATTGTTGCAAGAGGACATTATACTGAAAGAGCTGCTGCTCGTGTTACCAAGACTATTCTTGAGGTTGTCCAG GTATGCCACAAGCATGGCGTAATTCATCGAGACCTCAAACCTGAGAATTTTCTATATGCCAATACAAGTGAAAATGCTCAGTTGAAGGCCATTGACTTTGGCCTTTCTATTTTCTTTGAGCCTA CTCAGAGATTTGGTGAAATAGTTGGAAGTCCATATTACATGGCTCCAGAAGTTCTTAGAAGGAATTATGGACCAGAAGTTGATGTGTGGAGTGCCGGtgttattctttacattttgTTATGTGGAGTTCCCCCTTTTTGGGCAG AAACCGAAGAAGGAATTGCACACGCAATAGTAAAGGGTACAATAGATTTTAATAGAGATCCTTGGCCAAGAGTATCAGATGAAGCTAAGGACCTTGTCAAAGGAATGCTTGATCCAAATCCTTATAACAGGTTGACAGTTGAAGAAGTCCTTG AACATCACTGGATACAGAATGCTGAGAAGGTCTCTAACGTATGTTTGGGAGAAGGGGTGAGAGCGAGGATTAAGCAATTCACTTTGATGAATAAATTCAAGAAAAAAGTTCTCAGA GTTGTAGCAGATAACTTACCACAGGATCAAGTTCATGGAATTAAACAAATGTTCTATATGATGGACAGTGACAAAAATGGAAACCTAAGTTTCCAAGAACTCAAAGATGGTCTACATATGATGGGGCAATCTGTTGCTGATCCTGAAGTCCAATTGCTAATGGATGCT GCTGATGTAGATGGAAATGGGATGCTAAACTGTGAAGAATTTGTGACAATGGCTGTGCACTTACAGAGGTTAAGCAACGACGATCATCTCCGCCAAGCTTTCCTTCAATTTGACAAGAATCGAAGTGGATATATTGAGTTTGAAGACTTGAAAGCTTCTTTGTTTGATGATCATCTTGGCCCCAAGAATGATCAAGCGATCCTCGACATCATATCTGATGCtgatttggataag gatgGAAGGATAAGTTACCAAGATTTCAAGGTCATGATGTCAACAGGAATGGATTGGAAGATGGGTTCACGCCAATACTCAAAAGCAATGCTAAATGCACTCAGCATGAGACTTTTCAAAGACAAATCCATGCAATTGAAAAATTAA
- the LOC104085975 gene encoding uncharacterized protein, with the protein MRTKALLAQCLPGFISQDRGCHMSVISDRDVHLPSPAVEIVPSKAAHPYKYAGETIDLQGINLFKGRVSVADIIGFTGSEAISSKSDGHLKSWDSSIDLVNVLKHEIRDGQLSLRGKRVLELGCSHGLPGIFACLKGASTVHFQDLSAETIRCTTIPNVLANLEQARDRQSRQPESPLTPSRQILAPVVHFYAGEWEELPTVLSVVRNDISEVPTGMSLSLSEEDFMDGCSSQEGSILAQESSLRRSRKLSGSRAWERANDADNGEGGYDVILMTELPYSVPSLKKLHGLIKKCLRPPYGVIYLAAKRNYVSFNSAARHLRSVVDEEGVFGAHLVKELTDREIWKFFFK; encoded by the exons ATGCGTACAAAAGCACTTCTTGCTCAATGCTTGCCTGGTTTCATATCTCAAGACCGAGGGTGTCACATGTCAGTGATATCTGACAGAGATGTCCATCTTCCCTCACCAGCTGTAGAAATAGTTCCATCAAAG GCTGCTCATCCCTACAAATATGCTGGTGAGACTATAGATTTACAAGGAATCAATTTATTCAAG GGTAGAGTCAGTGTCGCTGATATAATTGGGTTCACTGGTTCAGAAGCAATATCCTCAAAGTCAGATG GACATCTTAAATCTTGGGACAGCTCAATTGATCTTGTTAATGTTCTCAAGCATGAGATTCGGGATGGACAACTGAGCTTGAGAGGCAAAAGGGTGCTTGAG CTTGGTTGCAGTCATGGGCTTCCTGGAATTTTTGCTTGTTTGAAG GGAGCTTCAACAGTACATTTTCAAGACCTCAGTGCAGAAACTATAAGATGCACCACCATCCCTAATGTTTTAGCAAACCTTGAGCAGGCCCGTGATAGACAGAGCCGCCAACCTGAGAGCCCTTTGACTCCTTCAAGACAGATTCTTGCTCCGGTGGTCCACTTTTATGCTGGAGAGTGGGAGGAACTCCCTACAGTCTTATCTGTGGTGAGGAATGATATATCCGAGGTACCAACAGGGATGAGCCTCAGCTTGTCAGAGGAGGATTTCATGGATGGCTGTAGTAGCCAAGAAGGTAGCATATTGGCGCAGGAGTCTTCCTTGAGGAGATCTAGGAAGCTCTCTGGAAGCAGAGCATGGGAGAGGGCTAATGACGCAGACAATGGCGAAGGTGGATATGATGTAATTTTAATGACTGAACTTCCTTACTCAGTGCCCTCCCTCAAGAAGCTACATGGGCTGATAAAGAAG TGTCTGAGGCCTCCCTATGGAGTAATATACCTGGCTGCTAAAAGGAATTATGTGAGCTTTAACAGTGCAGCACGGCATCTGAGAAGCGTGGTAGACGAGGAAGGTGTTTTTGGCGCCCATTTAGTGAAAGAGCTAACAGACAGAGAGATCTGgaaattctttttcaaataa
- the LOC104085972 gene encoding calcium-dependent protein kinase 24 isoform X3, with the protein MGTCMSVQNASFLKRTKMRPTPIDQETCSKNSSRTSVPKSQKFSRPINVVKDPSGDDIYKRYEFGKELGRGEFGITYQCVDKESGENVACKTIAKSKLRTEIDVEDVRREVVIMRHLPKHPNIVSYKEVYEDKEAVYLVMELCEGGELFDRIVARGHYTERAAARVTKTILEVVQVCHKHGVIHRDLKPENFLYANTSENAQLKAIDFGLSIFFEPTQRFGEIVGSPYYMAPEVLRRNYGPEVDVWSAGVILYILLCGVPPFWAETEEGIAHAIVKGTIDFNRDPWPRVSDEAKDLVKGMLDPNPYNRLTVEEVLEHHWIQNAEKVSNVCLGEGVRARIKQFTLMNKFKKKVLRVVADNLPQDQVHGIKQMFYMMDSDKNGNLSFQELKDGLHMMGQSVADPEVQLLMDARLSNDDHLRQAFLQFDKNRSGYIEFEDLKASLFDDHLGPKNDQAILDIISDADLDKDGRISYQDFKVMMSTGMDWKMGSRQYSKAMLNALSMRLFKDKSMQLKN; encoded by the exons ATGGGGACATGCATGTCTGTACAAAATGCAAGTTTCTTGAAAAGAACAAAAATGAGGCCTACTCCTATTGATCAAGAAACTTGTTCCAAGAATTCCAGCCGCACATCCGTTCCTAAATCCCAGAAATTCTCTCGTCCTATAAATGTCGTTAAGGATCCATCTGGAGATGACATTTACAAGAG GTACGAGTTTGGGAAGGAGTTAGGAAGAGGAGAGTTTGGAATAACATACCAATGTGTAGacaaggaaagtggagagaatgTGGCATGTAAGACAATAGCAAAGAGCAAGTTAAGGACAGAGATAGATGTGGAGGATGTGAGGAGGGAGGTGGTAATAATGAGGCATTTGCCTAAACACCCTAATATTGTTAGCTATAAGGAAGTTTATGAAGATAAAGAGGCTGTTTATCTTGTTATGGAACTTTGTGAAGGTGGTGAACTCTTTGATAGAATTGTTGCAAGAGGACATTATACTGAAAGAGCTGCTGCTCGTGTTACCAAGACTATTCTTGAGGTTGTCCAG GTATGCCACAAGCATGGCGTAATTCATCGAGACCTCAAACCTGAGAATTTTCTATATGCCAATACAAGTGAAAATGCTCAGTTGAAGGCCATTGACTTTGGCCTTTCTATTTTCTTTGAGCCTA CTCAGAGATTTGGTGAAATAGTTGGAAGTCCATATTACATGGCTCCAGAAGTTCTTAGAAGGAATTATGGACCAGAAGTTGATGTGTGGAGTGCCGGtgttattctttacattttgTTATGTGGAGTTCCCCCTTTTTGGGCAG AAACCGAAGAAGGAATTGCACACGCAATAGTAAAGGGTACAATAGATTTTAATAGAGATCCTTGGCCAAGAGTATCAGATGAAGCTAAGGACCTTGTCAAAGGAATGCTTGATCCAAATCCTTATAACAGGTTGACAGTTGAAGAAGTCCTTG AACATCACTGGATACAGAATGCTGAGAAGGTCTCTAACGTATGTTTGGGAGAAGGGGTGAGAGCGAGGATTAAGCAATTCACTTTGATGAATAAATTCAAGAAAAAAGTTCTCAGA GTTGTAGCAGATAACTTACCACAGGATCAAGTTCATGGAATTAAACAAATGTTCTATATGATGGACAGTGACAAAAATGGAAACCTAAGTTTCCAAGAACTCAAAGATGGTCTACATATGATGGGGCAATCTGTTGCTGATCCTGAAGTCCAATTGCTAATGGATGCT AGGTTAAGCAACGACGATCATCTCCGCCAAGCTTTCCTTCAATTTGACAAGAATCGAAGTGGATATATTGAGTTTGAAGACTTGAAAGCTTCTTTGTTTGATGATCATCTTGGCCCCAAGAATGATCAAGCGATCCTCGACATCATATCTGATGCtgatttggataag gatgGAAGGATAAGTTACCAAGATTTCAAGGTCATGATGTCAACAGGAATGGATTGGAAGATGGGTTCACGCCAATACTCAAAAGCAATGCTAAATGCACTCAGCATGAGACTTTTCAAAGACAAATCCATGCAATTGAAAAATTAA
- the LOC104085973 gene encoding succinate dehydrogenase subunit 7A, mitochondrial yields the protein MAFLLNRTVLSKLRLNPQKTDETLMQSRRGIHIEPGAREKALLAADPSLKRFKSHKQSVRNLKRVGDVLTIVVVAGCCYEIYVRAVMREEARKNAEGSA from the exons ATGGCGTTTTTGCTCAACAGAACAGTCTTGTCTAAGCTCCGACTCAATCCTCAG AAAACTGATGAAACTTTGATGCAATCACGACGTGGAATCCATATCGAACCCGGGGCTCGCGAGAAGGCT CTCTTGGCAGCGGATCCCTCCTTGAAACGCTTTAAGTCGCATAAACAGAGTGTGCGGAACCTTAAAAGGGTGGGAGATGTTCTAACTATTGTTGTTGTAGCAG GATGTTGTTATGAGATATATGTGAGAGCTGTTATGCGGGAAGAAGCAAGGAAGAATGCAGAAGGAAGCGCATAA